The region GGAATTCGGATGTTTTTCGGAAGAGCTTCGGATTatctccgaatcgggaagttgagtttggaatcgatttgttgctcgGAACACTcggtatctattgcaccctataggatggcaagaaggagttagtggagtgaaggctcaaattcaagagttgttagatagaggcttcattaggcctagtgtgtctccttggggagcaccggtcttgTTTGTGAAGAAAAGGGCGGaatgatgcgcatgtgcatcgattatcgccattgaacaagcggcgattaagaataagtatccactaccaaggattgatgatctgttcgatcaactgagaggagcttcggtattctccaaaatcgatcttcgttctgaataccatcagctaagggtaaaagaaggggatattcacaaaacagcatttcgaactcgatatggacattatgagtttgtggtcatgccgtttgggctgacgaacgcacctgcagcttttatagatctgatgaatcgagtattccaaccttacttggatcggttcgtagtcgtctttatcgatgttatcctggtatactctgaaacagaggcgaagcatgatgagcatctccgtattatgctgcaagtgttaagggaaaaggagctctatgcgaaattcagcaagtgcgAAATTAAGGtagatcctcgtaaaattgaagcaattctggaatgaaagccaccgaggtcagtatcgaaaattcggagtttcctagggttggcaggttactacagaaggtttgtggagggtttctcggtgatggcggcaccttgtcaaaactcataaggaaaggagtaccatttgtgcgGACCGAGAAAAAagacaaaaagcttttgatcggttgaaaaggtattgaccaagcgccggtgttgattcaaccggtgtatGGGAAGGACTTTCCTGTATAtcgcgatgcgtcacatgtggggttaggttgcgtactgatgcaagagggcaaggtggtcgcttacgcatcgcgacagcttaaggctcatgaggtgaattaccctacgcatgatttggagctagcagcagtgatttttgcgttaaaaatttggaaacactacttatatggggagaagtgcatcatatacacagatcataagagcctaaagtatttgttgactcagaagaagttgaatcttaggcaacgaagatgggtggagttgcttaaagactacgactgttcgatagagtaccacccaggaaaggctaatgtggtggcggatgcattgagtcgaagggttgttaatgatttgagagccttgtttgcacgattaagtctatacgacgatggaagcttgttggcagaactgcaagtaaggcctacttggactgagcagattaaggaaaaatagttgaagggcgattcattagctcttggttccaaagaggttaagagtggtgagaacgaggattttgggttgaacatgaAGGAGTTTCGTGCtttgtggaagggtttgtattccaaaggaccacgaattgaggcgattaattctaaaagaggctcatggtggactctgtgccatgcatctggagggaataagttatatcgagacttgcgagagatgtCTTGGTGgtgattaaaacgagaggtggtgaatttgttgggaaatgtcggcgtgcggcggagttaaggtgagcaccaattgccGTCGGGATTCTCGCAactgtgaaaattccactatggaagtgggagagagtaacaatggactttgtgagtgggttacctttgacacccaccaagaaagattcggtgtgggtagttgtggataggttaacaaaatcgctcatttcatactgttcgcaccgactactcacttgcaaaagttggccaagttatatgtggcggaggtagtgcgattgcatggggtgccagtgtcaataatttcgatcgagaccctaggtttacatctcggttcggAAGAAGGCGCAAGAAGCGTGGggtacgattggattttagcattgCTTTTCACCCACGATGATGGACGATctgaaagggttattcaggttctggaagatatattgagaggttgtatcattgattttcgtggaagttgggaggactacttgccattagcggagtttgcttataataacagctatcaagcaagtattcagatggctccatatgaagcgctttatgggcgaagatgttgtACGCCGATTTGTTGTACAGacttgggtgaacgacgagtgcttggaccggaattggtggcagacactgaaagcaaggttaggctgattaGGGAACGGTTAAAGGTGACatcggatagacagaagtcgtatacggatctgaagcgtaaagagattgagttcgctgttggggatatagttttcttgaaggtttcctcttggaagaaaattttgagatttggtaagaagggtaagttgagcccacggtttattgggccttaccgaattgttagcgggttggaccggtggcttatcactagagttaccacgaagcgcatcgtatccacgacgtttttcatgtatccatctttggcggtatcgatcgacccaactcatatcataccgattcgtaAATCGAGGTACGATCGATTTAACTTTCAAGAGAAACGTGCAagtacttgatcgtgacgtcaaggtgttgagaaggaaatcagttccactagtgaaagtactttggaggaaccatggcaaggaagaagctacttgggaggccgaggaggctatcgtcaacaagtaccctcaactgttctaataaggtaaaatttcgaggatgaaatttctttaaggagggtagagttgtaacatccgattTTCAGATTTATTAAGTGGTTTGCAATATTTTATaaatactttaaaattttgtatttggatgtgaaattaatattttgagtaagtaaatgggtttgtggaaggcccatgagttggccaaaaccctgttgaatttttgaaattttggactttggagttaggggttctggctaggaggccttaagtagagttgtggctaaattgcatcacaaaaagagccttggttaagtggcaagggtgacgccactaggctcctagaaaagtggcatgtggagctttggggaaggcaagggatcgattccctatgttgacaaatagatgcatttattttttttaagtgcaggaggggtaagtgttggagttcggtggattacgctagaggagagttggatcggtttaagcgcttggattaaggagggataagggagagatttaagggatttggatgaggctaggagttggcgaattatgggaattgaagagggaaaatcggcagggggtattaggttagtatttcggcacttagggtgttgagtggtgcccttttcttctgcttttgcaccttaggattgttcttttctctctttttcctctctagtcgaaactaccacctcccctattcttcttcttctattttttctacttcaaaactattcatcaaacACCTTATCATCAAGACCTTTGCcgaaatcacaaaagccgaaaacctgtgatcactgcttgtgctgatttcttcaaagccaggttcttctatgttcttttgtttttattaatctacgattatcttttattaatcctagatacctgacagcaattctacttcaaggttatagttccacattatcatcttcttcaccacccaaaagccgaaagtaccctTTGGTTTAGGGGCTTTAGtgaaacttcttcaaactcctggatttgggttttaccattgttctaaggataaatctgcactggATTGCGTGGatatcaagtaggagtaaggggtaagtacttatcatctcagatctgttcttattttgcaaagttaagaaaagccgaaatccctaaaatatagagaggctgtcgaattgggcatgtggctctaaaggtttttaagcgacgttttcatcaatgattagtgtcttcttaagtgttggattaaaggcgtgggttgttggagcaatcgattGAGAGCTAGCTACCgcttttggcaaagaaggtaaggtttcaaaggcttttagggatatggttcgatcatgggtgagtaagttttggaatttagtgattatagtttgtaaataagcacttgtgctaatcaattgtaggatatagAAAGAGATCTCATTAGCGATTAAAtgcatgaatcggtgtgtctagaaacgacttttcttagttcaattcaaaaAAAGCGAAATGTCGAAAttaggcatttcataggcttgtgagtatgcgaatgctctcaagacatagagtaattgttagatctagcaccgcaaagtggtaagtaagtttgtgtgacattTCAAGCGTGCTTGAaaatagggcctcgatgggccaaaagcgggcccaatgggcttactacccaatgggcttactaccaatatgggcaagaggtgggcaaagtagctgtcggttagatgggagaatcaaattgcatatgattgttaagaattctGGAATAATGTGTGTAGTTACGTAAGtactgaaattacccctaaagagcataattaaaatacccctagggtttaaattgtttaaaccgcatgattgattaatattgtattttacatgatatgcatttattaatatcattgcatgggattggggtattgaggaggaaatcttgaatgtggttcatccacatcttggaggctttgcctcaatcgatgataattgagcggcgttctttgcaagctgtggagtgtaaatttgggtgggttgagatattcccacatggagtgtagggtggtgcgAGGCGgtgtagcggatggtgggttgagtagtctcccagttgggcttgcattcattcttgatattgttacatatgttcttgaagcgggcctatgggccatcttgttatgttaaaagggctaaggccttgctcttgtgattacgaaagggctttgttctcttgtgtcttgttatctgaatagggcttaggcccaatgggctcgagctgatttgggctttggatgagttttctgtatacactgagttttcccaaacccaccccttcctcttccatccttgcagatGAGCCTAGATAGTGGACTTGAGTCAAGGGATTGAGTGGCTATGaagcttgattgccgattttaaataagtttagcatttaatttggattatttttattatgctcaaggttgtaataaggccgctctttttaattaattttattttgggaattattaaactggttagcactagggttcgttttataaaaactacttgttttaaaagatcacgatgacgcgcagaGTAAATGtttttttcaagaaaataaatattttcagcaAATGTTTTACAACCTTAATCAgtttcttaaaatgagacataaccaaacggttttttttccaaaacatacgagatgttagagtgtggcaatggcggtgtgcatgtctaggattggatccgaagggagcttggtacttaagcaatccgacggactcacctcctctccttctggtttcctacggtgtacgacttccgttcactttaacctacttttaaaagtgtctttacaacaccaactaagttttccaactaaaatgtctggaatgttttgaacgcttcgatgtggcgcatcgatccggtcataacgtctaggtagggtttggggtgttacatagttgaTCTTCATTTGTAATTATTTAGTGGAGTTGGTTAGTTTTATTCACACACCAAAAGAAAAGTTTATTGCaaccaaaattttcaataaaagatAAATCAATATAATTATGCAGTCAAACATttatattagaaaataaaatactaaatttGTTTAGTTAACAAAATTGTAAAATAACTTTATTGTTATAATTGATACTAATGTATGTTATCGTAACTAAGACTTATCTAAAAATAGATTTGTTTTACCTTTATAAAAGCGtagtaaaagaaattaaaaaatcacaagatcaaaatttgtaataaaaaataTCTTCGTATAGCAGTCAACAAGGCAATGGCTCCTCCAAATCAATTATGCTTAGTTTTAGTTATTTTTTTATCAGTTTTTTCGCTTTCTTCTTTGTCAACAAGTGCAATTTTTCCAAAGGCTAATGTTTCCCTTTCGATACCTTCATCGCAACTAGTAGAAAATTTCTGCAACGGCAAGGCAATTCAAAACCGCAGGTTTTGCCTGAAAGCACTTTCCACTCCCGAAGTTATTGCGGCAATGGATACAACCCAATTAGGAACCCTCATTATGAAATTAGGAGCAGCAAATGCCAAAGCAACGTTGAATGtatataatgaaataattaagaaaccAGGTTCTCCCCAGTCTTTGAAAGCCCTTAATTGTTGCGTTGAGGCATACAAATACGCAATCTTATCATTTGAAATGGTATCTTCAGAATTGGTTGAAGATCCCCAAACCGCAAACTATGATGTAGCAGTTATAGGTCCCGAAATTGCTAATTGTGAAAAGGAACTGATTAACGCAAAGGTTCAATCACCTCGACTCCTTGCTGGGAAtcgatttataaaatattatgtcTCAATGGGATATGAGATAACATCAACTCTAGAGCTTGAAAATCCAAATGAGTATTAGGCAAAAAATTAAGGGAATATGTATAGATAATAATGTGTGAATTTGTTATCTTGATTGATACAATATAATATTGATGGCATAGGCGTGTTGCCATTGTTGCTGCTATTGAAACtgtgaattaatttaaataatcactgtaaaattatatattttttcatattCCATTAAGTTAATTAATCCTTAATATTCCAATTATTAGCTATTCAAAGTGGACTCAGAATCTAACCAAACCGAAAATATCAACCTTCTTACCTCTTTCATTTATGACGCTTTTGCAAAAATATGTAGCAATTACACCTATTGTTCCAAGATGAGATTTTTGTAAGAAAGAGCTGGTAGAATTTACCGTCTCCCACCCTATTTGTGTTGTACTATATTTCAGTTTATTTCTTTCCTTAATTGCCTTCTCCTTAATGTTTTCTTTTAATTCCTTGCATCCAGAAGTACTAGTGAACTTTCCCTTATTATCAAAAGACCAAATCATGGAATCATTACCTCTTAATTGACAAAGCATTATCCCTTTAAAATTACTTTCTTCAACTTCAAGAAAGAATAATGAGTCATTTGTAAAGAAAATATGGGTACAAAAAgattatttaaattgatattacTAAGATATTTTACTCTATCTGTCGAAAAAAAATGATGCTACTTTGCAGCATTTTGTTGTTCTTAGTAAATTGAAATCAAACCACGCCACCGGATCCATTTTGTTCTTTAGGTTTTTTTAACAAATTGTAATCAAGCTATCTAGATAGGGCCAGTTCTTTCTCATTTGTTCTTTGCATATGATTTCTTAATCTATTCGAAATTGAATTTAAAGAATGTTCAGAACCTTACAGGAATTCTTCACCACTTTCTTTAGTTTCTCAAGCGATCGAGCCAATGCCCAGAAAACCAACATTTTCTTTTCTGAATGAGTGGGTGATGATCTTAGTAACATGCTAAGTAGTTTACTTGGCTCAAAAAGGGCCTAAGATATTGAAATGTATTTGGGTGTATCGTTAATCCATAACAGAGTTTCTAACTCTACATTGCGGTTTGTGGTAGAATAGGTGCCTAGAGAATTGAGTAATTGGGACGCTAAGCGACCTCTATGGCGTGTAGTCTTTGCTCTAGTTTTGTCTGTTCTTATTTCTTTACCAAATTATTGCATGCAACCAATGTGAATTTCGAAATGTGTTTGcgtgtagattgaatgatcggtaAGACAATCCATATAGGTGTCGGCTAATGGTGGAAGAGAGTGTCTCTAGTTTGTTGAGACGCTAATTCTCAACCTCGTGCTTGTGGATGATGAGGTCTAAGGCATTTAGAGGATCTGaatacttcttcttcttctttttgctaAAATTGGGGTTTAATCAAGTCTCTAAGCATACTGTCTTTTGAGATTGAGTTCTTCGATCGAAGTAAGGAATGAAAGTGAGGCGCCAAAAGTGTTGCACGAGGAAGGTGTTCAACAAGATGGAGAGCACTTCTAAGGTACGACTTCGTATTGAGAGAGAATTTATATTGGTCTATTTGGACCGAAAATTCTATCTACCGTTGGTGATCATCCACTCATGTACCTTCTGAATTCAATAATGGAAATCGTTAAACCTTTGCAGGTTGCTAAGTAGCCTGCTCATCCTTAGCCCTGAGAAGAAGGATTCATTTGTTTTTAGAAACTATAGTCCAATTGCAAACCAAGTGTATTTCGAGAGAGAGGAAAAAAGCTGCTGACTAGCTTAATAAGGTGCCTTTAAATAGGAATACAGAGGTTCAGGTGTTTTTTATTTTCCCTGAGGAGAGATGTTAGATGAATTTGGGTTTGATAAAGTAGTTGATCTTCTGTTTGTAATTATTTAGTGGAGTTGGTTAGTTTTATTCATACACTAAAAGCAAAGTTTATTGCaaccaaaattttcaataaaaagagAAATCAATATAATTGTACAGTCAAACATTtatattagaaaataaattactaaatttGTTTCGTTAACAAAATTGTAAAATAACTTTATTGTTATAATTGATACTAATGTAAGTTATCGTAACTAAGACTTATCCAAAAATAGATTTGTTTTACCTTTCTAAAACgtagtaaaagaaaaaaaatcataagatcaaaatttgtaataaaaaaatATCTTCTTATAGTAAGCAACAAGGCAATGCCTCCTCTAAATCAATTATGCTTAGTTTtagttattttcttattagtctTTTCACTTCCTTCTTTGTCAACAAGTGCAATTATTCCAAAGGCTAATGTTTCCCTTTCGATACCTTCATCGCAACTAGTAGAAAATTTATGCAACGACAAGGCAATTCAAAATCGCAGATTTTGCTTGAAAGCACTTTCCACTCCCGAAGTTATTGTGGCAATGGATACAACCCAATTAGGAACCCTCATTATGAAATTAGGAGCAGCAAATGCCAAAGCAACGTTGAATGtatataatgaaataattaagaaactAGGTTTTCCCCAAGCTTTGAAAGCCCTTAATTGTTGCGTTAAGGCATACAAATACGCAATCTTATCATTTGAAATGGTATCTTCAGAATTGGTTGAAGATCCCCAAACCTCAAACTATGATGTAGCTGTTATAGGTCCCGAAATTGCTAATTGTGAAAAGGAACTGATTAATGCAAAGGTTCAAGCACCCCGGCTCCTTGCTGGGAATCGATTTATGAAATATTATGTCTCAATGGGATATGAGATAACATCAACTCTGGAGCTTGAAAATCCAAATGAGTATTAGGCAAAAAATTAACGGAATATGTATAGATAGTAATGTGTGAATTTTTTATCTTGATTGATACAATATAATATTGATGGCATAGGCGTGTTGCCATTGTTGCTGCTGTTGAAACtatgaattaatttaaataatcactgtaaaattatatatttttttcatattcCATTAAGTTAGTTAATCCTTAATATTCTAATTATTAGCTATTCAAAGTGGACTCAAAATCTAACCAAACCGAAATAATATCAACCTTCTTACCTCTTCTATGTATGACACTTGTgcaaaaatatgtattaattacacCTATTGTTACAAGATGAGATTTTTGTAAGAAAGAGCTGGTAGTATTTACCGTCTCCCACCCTACTTGTGCTGTACTGCATTTAAGTTTATTTCCTTCCTTAATTGCCTTCTCCTTAATGCTTTCTTTTAATTCCTTGCATCCAGAAGTACTAGTGAACTTTCCCTTATTATTAAAAGACCAAATCATGGAATCATTACCTCTTAATTGACAAAGCATTATCCTTTGAAAACTACTTTCTTCAACTTCAAGAAAGAATAATGAGTCATTTGTAAAGAAAATATGAGAACAAAAAGATTATTTAAATAGATAATACTAAGATATTTTACTCTATCTGTCGAAAAAAATGATGCTACTTTGCAGCATTTTATTGTTCTTAGTAAATTGAAATCAAACCACGCCACCGGATCCATTTTGTTCTTTAGGTTTTTTCAACAAATTGTAATCAAGCTATCTAGATGGGGCCAGTTCTTTCTCATTTGTTCTTTGCATATGATTTCTTAATCTATTCGAAATTGAATTTAAAGAATGTTCAGAACCTTACAGGAATTCTTCACCGTTTCTTTAGTTTCTCAAGCGATCGAGCCAATGCCCAGAAAATCAGCATTTTCTTTTCTGAATGAGTGGGTGATGATCTTAGTAACATGCTAAGTAGTTTAGTTGGCTTAAAAAGGGCCTCAGATATTGAAATGTATTTGGGTGTATCGTTAATCCATAACAGAGTTTCTAACTCTACATTGCGGTTTGTGGTAGAATAGGTGCCTAGAGAATTGAGTAATTGGGACGCTAAGCAGCCCTCTATGGCAGGTAGTGCTGCTCTAGTTTTGTCTGTTCTTATTTCTTTACCAAATTATTGCATGCAACCAATGTGAATTTCGAAATGTGTTTGcgtgtagattgaatgatcggtaAGACAATCCATATAGGTGTCGGCTAATGGTGGAAAGAGAGTGTCTCTAGTTTGTTGAGACGCTAATTCTCAACCTCGTGCTTGTGGATGATGAGGTCTAAGGCATTTAGAGGATCTGaatacttcttcttcttctttttgctaAAATTGGGGTTTAATCAAGTCTCTAAGCATACTGTCTTTTGAGATTGAGTTCTTCGATCGAAGTAAGGAATGAAAGTGAGGGCGCCCAAAAGTGTTGCACGAGGAAGGTGTTCAACAGTATGGAGAGCACTTCTAAGGTACGACTCGTATTGAGAGAGAATTTATATTGGTCTATTTGGACCGAAAATTCTATCTACCGTTGGTGATCATCCACTCATGTACCTTCTGAATTCAATAATGGAAATCGTTAAACCTTTGCAGGTTGCTACGTGGCCTGCTCATCCTTAGCCCTGAGAAGAAGGATTCATTTGTTTTGAAACTATAGTCCAATTGCAAACCAAGTGTATTTTGAAAGAGAGGAAAAAAGCTGTTGACTAGCTTAATAAGGTGCCTTTAAATAGGAATACAGAGGTCCAGGTGTTTGTTATTTTCCCTGAGGAGAGATGTTAGATGAATTTGGGTTTGATAAAGTAGTTGATTTTCCGTTTGTAATTATTTAGTGGAGTTGGTTAGTTTTATTTACACACCAAAAGAAAAGTTTATTGCAaccaaaaatttcaataaaaagagAAATCAATATAATTGTACAGTCAAACATTtatattagaaaataaattactaaattagCTTCGTTAACAAAATTGTAAGATAACTTTATTGATATAATTGATACTAATGTATGTTATCGTAACTAAGGCTTATCCAAAAATAGATATCTTTTACCTTTATAAAACGtagtaaaagaaattaaaaaatcacaagatcaaaatttgtaataaaaaatTATCTTCGTATAGTAGTCAACAACGCAATGGCTTCTACAAATCAATTATGCttagttttaattattttcttattagtctTTTCGCTTTCTTCCTTGTCAACAAGTGCAATTATTCTAAAGGCTAATGTTTCCCTTTCGATACCTTCATCACAACTAGTAGAAAATTTATGCAACGGCAAGGCAATTCAAAATCGCAGGTTTTGCTTGAAAGCACTTTCCACCCCCAAAGTTATTGCGGCAACGGATACAACCCAATTAGGAACCCTCATTATGCAATTAGGAGCAGCAAATGCCAAAGCAACGTTGAATGtatataatgaaataattaagaaaccAGGTTCTCCCCAGGCATTGGAAGCCCTTAATTGTTGCATTGAGGCAGAGAAATACGCAATCTTATCATTTGAAATGGTATCTTCCAAATTGGTTGAAGATCCCCAAACCGCAAACTATGATGTAGCTGTTATAGGCCCCGAAATTGCTAATTGTGAAAAGGAACTAATTAACGCAAAGGTTCAAGCACCTCGACTCCTTGCTGGGAATTGATTTATGAAATATTATGTCTCAATAGGATATGAGATAACATCAACTCTGGAGCTTGAAAATCCAAATGAGTATTAGGCAAAAAATTAACGGAATATGTATAGATAGTAATGTGTGAATTTTTTATCTTGATTGATACAATATAATATTGATGGCATAGGCGTGTTGCA is a window of Gossypium arboreum isolate Shixiya-1 unplaced genomic scaffold, ASM2569848v2 Contig00209, whole genome shotgun sequence DNA encoding:
- the LOC108450915 gene encoding uncharacterized protein LOC108450915 translates to MAPPNQLCLVLVIFLSVFSLSSLSTSAIFPKANVSLSIPSSQLVENFCNGKAIQNRRFCLKALSTPEVIAAMDTTQLGTLIMKLGAANAKATLNVYNEIIKKPGSPQSLKALNCCVEAYKYAILSFEMVSSELVEDPQTANYDVAVIGPEIANCEKELINAKVQSPRLLAGNRFIKYYVSMGYEITSTLELENPNEY
- the LOC108450914 gene encoding uncharacterized protein LOC108450914; the encoded protein is MPPLNQLCLVLVIFLLVFSLPSLSTSAIIPKANVSLSIPSSQLVENLCNDKAIQNRRFCLKALSTPEVIVAMDTTQLGTLIMKLGAANAKATLNVYNEIIKKLGFPQALKALNCCVKAYKYAILSFEMVSSELVEDPQTSNYDVAVIGPEIANCEKELINAKVQAPRLLAGNRFMKYYVSMGYEITSTLELENPNEY
- the LOC108450913 gene encoding uncharacterized protein LOC108450913; the protein is MASTNQLCLVLIIFLLVFSLSSLSTSAIILKANVSLSIPSSQLVENLCNGKAIQNRRFCLKALSTPKVIAATDTTQLGTLIMQLGAANAKATLNVYNEIIKKPGSPQALEALNCCIEAEKYAILSFEMVSSKLVEDPQTANYDVAVIGPEIANCEKELINAKVQAPRLLAGN